A stretch of the Gossypium hirsutum isolate 1008001.06 chromosome D07, Gossypium_hirsutum_v2.1, whole genome shotgun sequence genome encodes the following:
- the LOC107954023 gene encoding OBERON-like protein — MGTSSGSNINHQHMSKMLPPRQQQQQPGSLQTSLSLISLDPHTSPNAQEPRFNLDNIHESPTESASSRETWPTADAITAKKMVNGKTENDCTEQSVIRRVSNADKITLRDIARERVDVISEKMHHLPDEFLEELKNQLKTILEGNGGSQNREEFLIIQKLVQSRSDLTAKTLIRAHRAQLEILVAINMGIQAFLHPNISLSQTSLIEVFVYKRCRNIACQSQLPADDCSCEICANRNGFCNLCMCVICNKFDFEVNTCRWIGCDFCSHWTHTDCAIRDGQICMGPSAKSGTGPTEMLFHCRACNRTSELLGWVKDVFQHCVPAWDREALMRELDFVSRIFRGSDDPRGKKLFLKCEDLLEKLRGGLAESMAGRSILMFFQELDTDSSTSLENGEGGGLIAPQEACNRIADVVQEAIKKMEMVADEKMRMFKKARLALNACERELEDKAKEVAELKLERQKKKLQIEELEKIVRLKHAEADMFQLKANEAKQEAERLQRIAHAKSDKSEEEYTSSYLKLRLSEAEAEKKYLFEKIKLQESSHTSQSSNGGDPSQILTYAKIRDLLHGYNIPSKTDSHPNERHKFRTNP, encoded by the exons ATGGGGACTTCATCTGGTTCTAATATTAACCACCAGCATATGTCGAAGATGCTACCCCCAcgccaacaacaacaacaaccagGGAGCTTACAAACTTCGTTGTCCTTAATCTCCTTAGATCCTCACACGTCGCCTAATGCCCAAGAGCCCAGATTTAACTTGGATAACATTCATGAGTCTCCTACTGAGAGTGCTAGCTCACGAGAGACTTGGCCTACTGCTGATGCTATCACAGCAAAGAAAATGGTAAATGGGAAAACTGAAAATGATTGCACTGAGCAGTCTGTCATTCGTCGTGTCTCTAATGCTGATAAGATAACTCTTCGAGACATTGCTAGAGAAAGAGTTGATGTTATATCTGAAAAGATGCATCACCTACCTGATGAGTTTCTAGAAGAGCTAAAGAATCAACTCAAGACTATTCTGGAAGGCAATGGTGGTTCGCAAAACCGAGAGGAGTTTTTAATTATTCAGAAGCTTGTTCAAAGCAGATCTGATTTAACAGCAAAGACTTTGATTAGAGCTCACCGGGCACAACTCGAAATACTCGTTGCAATAAATATGGGAATCCAGGCCTTCCTGCATCCTAACATCAGTCTATCACAAACTTCTCTCATCGAGGTTTTTGTGTACAAAAGATGCAGAAATATTGCATGCCAAAGCCAACTACCTGCAGATGATTGCAGCTGTGAAATATGTGCCAATAGGAATGGATTTTGCAATCTTTGTATGTGTGTTATCTGCAACAAGTTCGATTTTGAAGTAAATACCTGCCGTTGGATTGGTTGTGATTTCTGTTCCCATTGGACTCATACGGATTGTGCTATTCGTGATGGTCAAATTTGTATGGGTCCTTCTGCTAAAAGTGGAACAGGTCCTACTGAAATGCTTTTCCACTGCCGAGCTTGCAATCGAACATCTGAGCTGTTGGGTTGGGTTAAAGATGTCTTTCAACATTGTGTTCCAGCCTGGGATAGAGAGGCTCTCATGAGAGAACTTGATTTTGTTAGTAGGATTTTCCGTGGAAGTGATGATCCCAGAGGGAAGAAACTCTTTTTGAAGTGTGAGGATCTGTTAGAAAAATTGAGGGGTGGACTAGCCGAGTCCATGGCTGGCAGATCGATATTAATGTTTTTCCAAG AGCTTGATACAGATTCTTCAACAAGCCTGGAAAATGGGGAAGGTGGTGGGTTGATAGCACCACAAGAAGCATGCAATAGAATAGCAGATGTAGTGCAGGAGGCCATAAAGAAGATGGAAATGGTGGCCGATGAGAAAATGAGGATGTTCAAAAAAGCTCGCTTAGCTCTCAATGCTTGTGAACGAGAGCTCGAAGACAAGGCCAAAGAAGTAGCAGAACTGAAGCTGGAGAGACAGAAAAAGAAGCTACAGATAGAAGAACTAGAGAAAATAGTTAGGCTTAAACATGCAGAAGCGGATATGTTCCAACTCAAAGCCAACGAAGCAAAACAAGAAGCCGAGAGGCTTCAAAGAATTGCTCACGCCAAATCCGACAAATCAGAGGAAGAGTATACTAGCAGTTATCTCAAACTCCGCTTGAGTGAAGCCGAGGCTGAGAAGAAGTATTTGTTTGAAAAGATAAAGCTGCAAGAGAGTTCACACACTTCACAGAGCAGTAACGGTGGCGACCCTTCGCAGATTCTGACATATGCCAAAATCCGTGATCTTCTCCATGGATACAATATCCCCTCTAAGACAGATTCTCACCCAAATGAGCGCCACAAATTTAGAACAAATCCTTAA
- the LOC107954020 gene encoding uncharacterized protein has translation MLGRSGLSRTGSFRPENLGQNALHMIGHLCFTLFVIGVLVFTIIAATYEPKNPIFHPSTKIETFLTSSSNATFRSDNTVVRTGEDFMVSNQTAFATFINAKDVVETKEGSTDEISLSRCEGDWKEPIDCKDPEVVHLMMKVVIERFEDIHFYQFGKPAPGPKENTCDMAWRFRPKEGKTVAFFKDYRRFVIKRSKKCKLSVVSIGDYHSGVNARKKKRKNQKPGFEQGGVPLPVVGEPINDSLPVVESEIAFSRGKYLIYAGGGDRCKNMNHYLWSFLCALGEAQYLNRTLVMDLTLCLSSIYTLSNEDEEGKDFRFYFDFEHLKETASVLDQQQFWEDWNEWQRQDGLTLYLVEDSRVTPMQLSEVKDSLIMRKFGSVEPDNYWYRVCEGETESVIRRPWHLIWKSRRLMDIVSAIASRLIWDYDSVHIVRGDKARNSDLWPNLAQDTSPNTLISTLQGKIEDGRNVYVATNEPNISFFDPLKDKYSTHFLEDYKDLWDENSEWYSLTKELNYGIPVDFDGYMRASVDTEVFFRGKKQIETFNDLTDDCKEGVNTCNTATS, from the coding sequence ATGTTGGGTCGTTCTGGGTTATCTAGGACTGGAAGCTTTAGGCCAGAGAATTTAGGGCAAAATGCTTTACATATGATTGGCCATCTTTGTTTCACTCTATTCGTAATAGGTGTACTAGTTTTCACTATTATTGCTGCTACTTATGAGCCAAAGAACCCTATTTTTCACCCTTCAACAAAGATCGAAACTTTCCTCACTTCCTCGTCGAATGCCACGTTTCGATCGGATAACACTGTTGTTAGAACCGGAGAGGATTTTATGGTTTCCAACCAGACTGCATTTGCCACTTTTATCAATGCGAAAGATGTAGTAGAAACCAAGGAGGGGAGTACAGATGAAATTAGCTTGTCACGATGTGAGGGTGATTGGAAAGAACCGATTGATTGTAAGGATCCGGAAGTGGTCCATTTGATGATGAAGGTGGTAATTGAGCGTTTCGAGGATATACACTTTTATCAGTTTGGGAAACCGGCTCCTGGCCCTAAGGAGAATACTTGTGATATGGCGTGGCGGTTTAGGCCTAAGGAAGGGAAGACAGTTGCTTTTTTTAAGGACTATAGACGCTTTGTTATTAAAAGATCAAAGAAATGTAAACTTAGTGTGGTGAGCATCGGGGATTATCATTCAGGCGTGAATGCAAGGAAGAAGAAGCGTAAGAATCAAAAGCCCGGGTTTGAGCAAGGTGGTGTGCCGTTGCCTGTTGTTGGGGAACCAATAAATGATTCACTTCCGGTGGTAGAGTCTGAAATTGCATTTAGCCGTGGGAAGTACTTGATTTATGCGGGTGGTGGAGATAGGTGCAAGAACATGAACCATTATTTGTGGAGTTTCTTGTGTGCGTTGGGTGAAGCGCAGTATTTGAATCGCACTTTGGTTATGGATTTGACGCTTTGTTTGTCTTCGATTTACACTTTGTCAAACGAGGACGAGGAAGGCAAGGACTTTAGGTTTTACTTCGATTTTGAGCATCTAAAGGAGACAGCATCAGTGTTGGATCAACAACAGTTTTGGGAAGATTGGAACGAATGGCAAAGACAAGACGGCTTGACTCTGTATCTTGTCGAGGATTCTAGGGTGACACCAATGCAACTTTCCGAGGTGAAGGACTCTTTGATTATGAGAAAGTTCGGTTCCGTGGAGCCAGATAATTACTGGTACCGTGTTTGCGAAGGAGAAACAGAATCTGTCATTCGAAGGCCGTGGCATCTGATATGGAAATCAAGAAGGTTAATGGATATAGTGTCAGCGATTGCATCAAGGTTGATCTGGGATTATGACTCTGTTCACATCGTGAGAGGGGATAAGGCAAGGAACTCGGACTTATGGCCTAATCTTGCACAAGATACCTCACCAAATACCCTTATCTCAACCTTGCAGGGCAAGATCGAAGACGGGAGAAACGTGTACGTTGCAACAAATGAACCCAACATATCTTTCTTTGATCCTTTGAAAGACAAATATTCCACTCATTTCCTCGAAGACTATAAGGATCTTTGGGACGAAAATAGTGAGTGGTATTCACTGACAAAAGAACTTAATTACGGAATTCCAGTTGATTTCGATGGTTACATGAGGGCCTCTGTTGATACAGAAGTTTTCTTTAGAGGGAAGAAACAGATTGAAACTTTCAATGATCTAACTGATGATTGTAAAGAAGGTGTTAACACCTGCAATACTGCAACCAGTTAA
- the LOC107954021 gene encoding probable E3 ubiquitin-protein ligase XERICO: MGLSSLPAPSEGVLCILLVNTALSISIVKGIIRSILHVVGIHLPPPSSDYTENLSESFDFHLNTPESYIEEFRSRTPTIHFGAVVCSCKRPQHDCQVCLTQFEPKSEINHLSCGHLFHKVCLEKWLDYWNITCPLCRTPLLPEEEASCFL, translated from the coding sequence atgggtcTCTCAAGTCTTCCAGCTCCATCAGAAGGAGTGTTATGTATACTCTTGGTAAACACAGCTTTATCTATATCTATAGTTAAAGGCATAATCCGATCGATCCTTCACGTTGTCGGTATCCATCTCCCACCACCATCATCGGATTACACTGAAAATCTCTCGGAATCATTCGATTTCCACCTTAATACTCCTGAAAGTTACATTGAGGAATTCCGGAGTAGGACCCCAACAATTCATTTCGGTGCTGTTGTATGTAGCTGCAAACGGCCTCAGCACGACTGTCAGGTTTGTCTGACTCAGTTTGAGCCAAAATCCGAGATTAACCACTTGTCGTGTGGCCATCTCTTTCACAAGGTGTGTTTGGAAAAATGGTTGGATTATTGGAATATTACATGCCCTCTTTGCAGGACTCCCTTGTTGCCTGAAGAAGAAGCTTCTTGCTTTTTGTAA
- the LOC107954019 gene encoding zinc finger protein CONSTANS-LIKE 9, with protein sequence MGYNCDFCGDQRPVVYCRSDAACLCLSCDRNVHSANALSKRHSRTLLCERCNSQPAFVRCVEERVSLCQNCDWMGHGTSTSNSRHKRQAINCYSGCPSSAELSSIWPFFQQPPSAGESSCERELGLMSINENIASTSWGPMENNISQDNTGIAITNDTCNSDKESSMGESSARLLDQPSGSKDTSLPKLCCPQTKYPGLSEDDLYDDFNMDEVDLNLEKYEELFGMTLNHSEELLENGGIASLFGTKDMPAADSDCQVAAAAEGSSVGLVNAIQPACSNAASADSMMSNKTDSILYFTARRPHPGESSAGDYQDCGASSMLLMGEPPWCPPCTETSFTSATRTDAVMRYKEKKKTRMFEKRVRYASRKARADVRKRVKGRFVKAGDAYDYDPLSPTRSF encoded by the exons ATGGGTTATAATTGTGATTTCTGCGGAGATCAAAGGCCGGTAGTATATTGCCGGTCTGATGCTGCCTGTTTATGTTTATCATGCGATAGAAATGTCCATTCTGCTAATGCACTATCGAAACGCCATTCGAGAACATTGTTATGTGAAAGATGCAATTCGCAACCTGCTTTTGTTAGATGTGTTGAGGAAAGGGTTTCCCTCTGTCAGAACTGTGATTGGATGGGACATGGTACTTCTACCTCGAACTCAAGACATAAGAGGCAAGCGATCAATTGTTACTCCGGTTGTCCATCATCCGCGGAACTTTCTTCCATATGGCCATTTTTTCAACAACCTCCTTCAGCTGGTGAATCTAGCTGTGAGCGGGAATTAGGTCTAATGAGCATCAACGAGAACATTGCGAGTACTTCATGGGGCCCTATGGAGAACAACATTAGCCAAGATAATACTGGTATAGCTATAACTAATGATACTTGCAATTCGGATAAGGAAAGTAGCATGGGCGAGTCTTCTGCACGACTTTTGGATCAGCCATCTGGATCAAAAGACACATCATTGCCCAAG TTATGTTGCCCTCAAACAAAGTATCCTGGACTTTCTGAGGATGATCTCTACGATGACTTCAACATGGATGAAGTTGATTTGAATCTCGAAAAGTACGAAGAACTCTTTGGGATGACACTCAATCATTCGGAAGAACTTCTTGAGAATGGTGGAATTGCTAGCTTATTTGGGACAAAAGACATGCCTGCTGCTGATTCAGACTGTCAAGTAGCAGCAGCTGCTGAG GGCTCATCTGTTGGACTGGTCAATGCAATCCAGCCAGCATGCAGCAATGCGGCATCTGCCGATTCCATGATGAGCAATAAAACTGATTCAATCCTATATTTTACTGCCAGGCGGCCCCATCCCGGAGAGAGTAGTGCAGGAGATTACCAAGATTGCGGGGCATCGTCAATGCTTCTCATGGGAGAACCTCCTTGGTGTCCTCCATGTACCGAGACCTCCTTCACGTCAGCAACTAGAACTGATGCTGTCATGCGATACAAGGAAAAGAAGAAGACCCGAAT GTTTGAGAAGCGAGTGAGATATGCTTCTCGCAAAGCAAGGGCTGATGTGAGGAAGCGCGTGAAAGGACGGTTTGTCAAAGCCGGTGATGCCTATGATTATGATCCATTGAGTCCAACCAGAAGCTTTTGA